The Oryza glaberrima chromosome 9, OglaRS2, whole genome shotgun sequence genome includes a window with the following:
- the LOC127785483 gene encoding uncharacterized protein LOC127785483: MEKMSTRLGLVALLLLGVMLAVSQQSVDASSPTPGTINYDDVLKLKAKKDKAEMINYDALPKLKEAKKDKPYKGRSCANAGSECVQEYVYEELRCMYSFMWPLKKVCQLAE; this comes from the exons ATGGAGAAGATGAGCACGAGGTTGGGCTTGGTGGCACTGCTGTTATTGGGCGTCATGCTGGCGGTGAGCCAGCAATCGGTCGACGCATCCAGCCCCACGCCAGGGACGATAAACTATGATGATGTTCTCAAGCTGAAAGCTAAGAAAGATAAGGCAGAGATGATAAACTATGATGCTcttcccaagctgaaagaagcTAAGAAAGATAAGCCCTACAAAGGTCGTTCTTGCGCTAACGCTGGCAGTGAATGCGTCCAAG AGTACGTGTATGAAGAACTCCGTTGTATGTACTCGTTCATGTGGCCACTTAAGAAAGTGTGTCAGTTAGCAGAGTGA